The sequence below is a genomic window from Fluoribacter dumoffii NY 23.
GCGGACAAAGTAAATCCCAAAAACTTGAGACTGGTAATCTGCTGCAATCGCACTAAATCCATGTCAGAATAAAGTCGATATCCACTCTCTGAGCGTTTTGTAGGTTTTAATAGGCCAATTCATCATAATAGTGTAATGAGCGAGTCGTTAACGACGTCATTTGGCTAATTTCTCTAATTTGGTAATATTTCATCAACTTTTCTCCAGAAAGTTGATTTTAAACTATCACGTAACGTTAGAGTCAAGGAAAATAACACTTAAGGAACAAGAAATATGTCTAAAAATGACTTTAGTTGGTTAAAATATATTACTGAAATCCAGGCTATTGCCCAAAATGGGCTGACCTATTCGACCAATGAATTTGATAAAGAACGTTATCTAAGGTTGCGAGAGATAGCGGCAGAATGTATGGCTTACTATTCAGACTCCTCGCTTGCTGAGATAAAAGAAATATTTTCAATAGAAAAAGGATATGCGACCCCTAAAATTGATGTTCGCGCCTTTATTCTCCAAAATAATAAATTACTCTTGGTTAAAGAGCGTGCCGACGGCCTATGGACCTTGCCGGGAGGCTGGGCTGAGACCAATGAGTCAGCAGCAGAATCAGTAATCAGAGAAGCAAAAGAAGAAACCGGGTTTGATGTTTCCGTAATCAGGCTTCTTGCTTTATGGGATAAACAAAAACATGAGCACCCCTTACAGTGGCCTCATACCTATAAGTGTTTCTTTCATTGTGAAATTATGTCAGGGGAAGCCCAAGAAAATCTCGAAATCGCTGAAATCGATTTTTTTGATCCAGCTCATTTACCGCCACTATCTACACCTCGGGTCACCTCAAAACAAATTACCCGGCTGTATGAACTGGTCTACAGTTCAGACAAAACACTTTTCGATTGAGTGATATTCACAAACTTTACGCCGCAACAGGGAAGAAACCCCATAAGAGAAGTGATGCTTGGATGAAGATGGGTGAATATACAGGGATGCTAAAAGCAATTAGCTGTTCACTTCAACTCATCCGTGCAAGGGCTATATAAATTAGGTATACTCTTCTCCTAACTTTCGCATATAGGAGATTAAAAATGGCACGTGGTATAAATAAAGTCATCTTAATTGGGAATGTTGGGGTTGATCCTGACGTACGGTATTTACCCAATGGCAATGCGGTCACGACGCTTTCAATTGCAACCAGTGAGGCATGGAAGGATAAAGCGACTGGGGAAAAACAGGAGCGGACTGAGTGGCATCGTGTAGTATGTTTTAATCGCCTGGGTGAAATAGCTGGCGAATACGTCCGCAAAGGCTCCAAGCTCTACGTTGAAGGCAGTTTAAGAACCAGAAAGTGGCAAGATCAACAAGGTCAAGACAGATATACTACCGAGATTGTAGCAAATGACATCCAAATGTTAGACAATAAAGGATCTGCTTCATCCAGCTTCGATGACCTGCAACAAACACAATTTGCACCCAGCAATCAAAGCGCTGCGCGCCCGCAACCAGCCCCAGTGCCCCAAGATGCCTTTGATCAATTGGATGATGATGTACCATTCTAATGTACATAGAAGTCTTAAATATTGGTAGCCTGGGTACAGCGCCGCGAAACCCAGGAGTACTAAAATAACCAGACCTCTTCTAAGCTCGAAAAAATAATGGAAATTATTTAAGATTAGAATATCGACTATCTGCTTGTTCAAATATAATTTAGCAAATTATAGAGCTACTATTTATATTTTATGTTCACAAAAAACGGATTCTTTCCCGGCACCGTAAATTCCAAGCATGTACTTTTATTCAATTACATTCATTATGATGGGATAGGTGATTTCAATCATCTAATAGATTTTTCGAGAGAATTCACCCCTCTAGCTGAAAAATTGCGGGTAAAACTTATTCTTTTTGTCGTAAGCACCGGAAACAGGAAAGAACTCGTTGAGCAACGCTTAAAAACCTCATTGCCAACAGTTAAAGCACATGTCCTGGAGCTGGGAGAAAACTCTGGGGATAATGCAATTGAACAATTTTCTCACTTCATTCACAACAATAAGGAATTACGTGAAGAATTAAGTACTACTTGCTGTATTTTTCAAATCTCTACATCAATGGCTAAAGCACAAAAAGATATTATCTTGAAATTGTCTCCATGCGAAATACCTGTGGTCATTATTCCCGAAATCTCTGGTCTGCGTACTTCTGCCTTAAATTTACCTATCAGTTATATCGATCCAAGAGATCAACTAACACCCAGGGATTTACAAGCTAAAAACATCAATACCCGCTGCCTTGGCCTCCAAAAAGTTCCTTATCAATATGGGTTAAAGATTAAGCGCACTTACCTTGAAAATGTAATGGCATTGGAGAATAGAGATTTTTTTAAACATTTAACCGGGATTAATGATTCTGGGTCAACTTGTTCCGAAGAAATGTTAAACTGGGCGAATAAAACACAATTAGTCCCTGCTTATCTACAAGACTGGGATAGTATTACCCGTTTTATGTCATTTTGCTTTCAAAGATTCCAAGGAGCAGAGCAGGAGCGTTTGGTGATCTATTTAAATAATCCTAAATATAGAGGAGAAACTCCTCTGTTTAGTAACACTCCCTATTGTTTGCTCAGTGCGGGGAAAATTATGTACCTCAAGGAGCATCAATTAGACCATTTAATCCTTAACAAACAAGACAAACAGTTTCTGCCATTTATGGATTATAATTTGATCTTTGGCCCCATGCTTGCTGTAAACGCAAATATTTCTGCTATTGAAATTAATATTAATGGTACTGTTCGCAGGATCAATTGTTACCCTGAAACATCTTGCAATCCCCCAAAAACTGTTTCTATTTTAACCGATTTTAATTTGAACGATGCGGATTACGACATTTTGATTGCAAATGCCACTGATATTGTAGGTGTCTCTGGGGATAATACCATTGAAAAAGCGCTCACCCATGACAAACTACCTTTTTTACAACCTAACAATAAGGAAAACTTTGAATCGGTGATGAATCAGCTCGCTCAGCTGGCTAAATGCGCGCTACCAACAGAAGCAGATAATCTGGTAAAAGACTTTGAGGCATTTTTTTGCCAAAAATTGATGCGATTAGATAAACCCCAATGTTCTACTCGTTTATTAGAAATCAATATCCAAGCACTTTTTAAAGTCTGGCATATAGTAGTTGACCATTTACGGGAGAATTATAATATTTTTAACCATATAGCCGCTATATTCTGTGAACCGCTTGTGCACTACTGTGCTAAAGCAGGGGATATTAACTTACTGCACTCAATCAATGAGCATTTTGGAAATATAGATTTTCACACTCCTAACAAACAAGGTGAAACCGCGGGTATGATTGCTGAAAAAAATAGTAATTATAATTTTCTTGATGAATGGCATTTGCTTATGCACAACAGAGAACAATCTGTTGCTGTGAAGACAAGCATCAGGATTTAAGTTCGATAAAATGCTAGACGAGATAAGTAATGTGCCTTCAATATAAATTACCTTTTCATTGAATTGGGAGAAAATACGCAGTTTGAGCGTACAAACCATGTCAGCTATAAGCAAAAATAGGCCTCAAAGAGGGCTTTAGCAAGCGTTTCAAAAAGGGTAAAGATCTACTCATCAGGATATAAATAGGGGAGAAGAGAAAAACCTGGTATCAGCAAAGCCAGCTGATGAAACAAGATGTAGAAACTTTGTGTATAAAAAAACCCGCATAAAGCGGGTTAATAGAAAATGTCGAGAGCAAATTACTCTTCAGTATCATCACTGGCAACAGGTCTGTCTAACAGTTCCACAATCGCCATAGGTGCATTATCGCCATCTCTGAAGCCACACTTGATAATACGTACGTAGCCACCAGGACGCTCTACGAAACGAGGACCTAAATCTTTGAATAACTTACCAACAGCAGATTTAGATCTTAAGATATCAAATGCATGACGACGTGTAGCTACTGAATCAACTTTGGAAACAGTAATTAAAGGCTCAATGTAACGTCGTAAGTCTTTAGCCTTGGGCAAAGTTGTTTTTATCAACTCATGCTCAATTAAAGAACAACACATGTTTGCAAACATAGCCTTTCTGTGGCTACTTGTACGGCCAAAACTACGGCCAGAATTACGGTGACGCATAACCAAAACTCCTAAACTTTATTCGCCAAGATTTGCTGGCGGCCAATTCTCAAGTTTCATACCCAGCGATAATGAACGTGAAGCTAAAACATCCTTAATTTCGGTTAAAGATTTCTTACCTAAATTAGGAGTTTTTAAGAGTTCATTTTCAGTTCTTTGAACCAAATCGCCAATATAATGAATATTTTCTGCTTTCAAACAATTTGCAGATCGAACGGTTAACTCTAAATCATCGACAGAACGTAATAGAATAGGATCAAAATCATTGCGCTCTTTATGATCAGAACGAGATTCTTCAAATTTCATGTCCACAAAAGCATGCAATTGTCTTTGAAGAATACTAGCAGAAATTCTTATTGATTCTTCAGCATCAATAGTTCCGTTAGTTTCTAATTCAATAGTTAACTTATCAAGGTCAGTTCGGTTTTCCACACGAGCACTATCAACATAATAAGCCACTTTTTTAACTGGAGAGAAACTGTTATCAATTTTAAGTTTCCCAACGGATTTTCTTTCTACTTCATCATCGAAATGTCTAATGAATGAATCAGTACTGTGGAAACCAATTCCTCGCTCAACTTTCAACGTCATATTTAATTTGCCTTTTTCATTCAAATTAGCAATGACTAACTCAGGATTGATAACTTCCACTCCATGAGTTAATTGAATGTCTCCAGCTGTAACTTGACAAGGGCCTTGCTTGTTCAGTGTTAAAATAGCTTCTTCACCGACTGACATTTTAGTAGCAACTAACTTAAGGTTCAGCAAAATGTCAACGACATCTTCCTGCACTCCCTCAATTGTGCTGTATTCATGTAGAACACCGTCAATTGAAACTTCAGTAATCGCACTTCCAGGCATTGATGATAGTAAAATACGTCTCAAAGCATTGCCGAGAGTATGACCAAAGCCACGCTCCAAAGGCTCTAAAACTATTCTAGCTTTATAGGGCGATTCTGCCTGGACCTTAAGAACATTAGGTGTCAACATTTCATTGATTTCAGTATACATTCAGCTATTTCTCCGAGCTTACTTAGAGTAAAGTTCTACAACTAAGTTTACGTTGTAGTCTGAAGATAAGTCAGTTAACGTTGGGGCTGTAGAGAATGTTCCTTTAAAAGAAGAAGTATCTACAGTTATCCAATCACATGCAGCTCTTTGTTCAGATAAAGCTAATGCAGCCTGAATACGACCTTGAGCTCTTGCTTTTTGGCGAACAGATATAACATCACCTGGCTTAACTAAGAATGATGGAACGTTAACTACTTTATCATTAACAAGTATTGCTTTATGCGTTACTAATTGACGCGCTTCAGCACGTGTACTTGCAAAACCCATACGATAGACAACATTGTCTAAACGTCGCTCGAGCAGAGACATCAGATTTTCACCTGTTGCACCTTTCATGCGAGCAGCCATTTTGTAATAACCACGGAATTGCTTTTCAAGAATACCATATAATCTTCTGATTTTTTGTTTCTCTCTAAGCTGAATTCCATAACTATTCAGGCGTGGTTTTTTATCACCATGTTGTCCAGGTAATTTTTCTGATTTACATTTGGACTTATGATCACGGACACCACTTTTAAGCAATAAATCACAACCTTCACGACGTGATAACTTACATTTTGGACCAAGATATCTAGCCATTAATTACTCCTGAGTCTTATACACGACGTTTTTTAGGTGGTTTACACCCATTATGAGGTATACCAGTAACATCGGTAATTTCAACAATTTTAAAATCCTGTGAAATTAATTCACGAATAGTGGATTCTCTGCCAGGGCCGGGACCGTGAACAAATACAGCCACAGATTTCATACCGTATTCTTTTGCAACAGCAGCAGCACGCTCGGTAGCAACTTGCGCAGCATAAGGTGTACTTTTTCTAGAGCCTCTAAATCCTGAACCACCAGATGTTGCCCAACATAGTGCATTACCTTGTCTATCAGTAAAGGTGACTATGGTATTATTAAAAGATGCATGCACGTGTACGATACCATCAGACACGACACGCTTCGCTTTTTTGCGTACTTTTTGTTGTTTTGACTTAGTTATTGCCATCTTACATTCCTACATAAAAAATCAAACGGTAGTGCCTTTTCTGCGGCCTTTACGTGTACGAGCATTAGTTTTCGTACGTTGTCCGCGCAATGGCAACCCTCTTCTGTGTCTTAGACCACGATAACATCCCAGATCCATAAGGCGTTTAATGTTCATCGTCACAACACGACGCAAATCACCTTCCACCGTTATTTTTGCTATTTCTGTTCTCAAAGACTCAAGTTGAGCATCTGTTAATTCTGAAACCTTTTTGGAAGGTTCAATACCAACTGTAGAACATAGTTTTAAGGATGTAGTTTTACCAATACCATATATTGCTGTCAAAGCAATCACAACATGTTTGTGATCAGGTATATTTACTCCTGCAATACGAGCCATTAACTTCTCCGAACGTTATTTTGTTCTGTCGAAAGGGACAGAAGAATACTATTTTTATAAAATTAAATCAAGCGGATTAACCCTGCTTTTGTTTATGTCTGGCATCTTTACATATAACCCGTACAGTGCCACCTCTTTTAATAATCTTGCAATTGCGACAAATTCGCTTTACAGATGCTCTTACTTTCATTCCTAACTCCGATAAAAATCATAAAAGACCAGGTAATTTTGTACCTTTAAAATTAGCCTTTTTCATTAAAGAATCATATTGCTGCGTCATTAAATGTGCTTGTACTTGTGCTACAAAATCCATAATAACAACAACGATAATCAGCAACGATGTTCCTCCGAAATAAAAAGGGACGTGCCATGTATACATCAAGATCTGAGGCAAAAGACAGACCAGAACCAAATAGATTGCACCAACTAGGGTCAAACGGGTCATTACACCATCGATATACTTAGTTGTTTGTTCACCTGGTCTAATTCCGGGTATGTATGCACCAGATTTTTTCAAATTATCAGCAGTATCTTTGGGATTAAACACCAGAGCTGCATAAAAGAACGCAAAGAATATAATAGCTACTGCATACACAATCAAATATAAAGGTTGCCCTGGGGATAAAGCCATCCCTACATCAGCAAGCCATCCCAAACCTTTGGTATGGGAGAAAAATTGTGCCAAGGTTGCAGGTAACAATATAATACTGGATGCAAAGATAGGCGGTATTACACCAGACATATTGATCTTTAAAGGTAAATGACTTGTTTGGGCAGCATATACCTTTCTACCTTGAGTCCTTTGGGCATAATTCACCCTTATACGCCGCTGCGCACGCTCCATAAATACTACAAAGCCTGTAACTACTACCACAACCACTGCAATGATGATCAAAGTGAGAGCTTGCATCTGTCCTTCTTTAACTTGTTGAAGAACTGAAGCAATCGCAGTAGGCATGCTGGATACAATTCCCGAAAATATAATTAGGGAGATTCCATTACCGACGCCTTTCTCAGTAATTTGTTCACCTAGCCACATCAAGAACATAGTTCCAGTAACCAAAGTTACAACTGCAGTAAAGTAAAATGAAAAGTCAGCTTGAAGTGCAATTTGTTGTCCAGCTAACCAGCGTGCCATTCCTAATGATTGAAATATAGAAAGCACTAAAGTTAAGTATCGGGTGTATTGGTTTATTTTTCTCCGTCCGGACTCTCCTTCCTTTTTTAGTTGTTCCAGTTTAGGTGAAACAACTGTAAATAGTTGGAGAATAATTGACGCAGAAATATAGGGCATAATCCCTATTGCAAAAACTGTAACACGCGATAATGCGCCACCAGAAAACATATTGAATAAGCCAAATATTGTATTCTGTTGCTCATTAAAGAAATTAGCTAATCGTGCTGGGTCCAGACCTGGAACAGGAATATGAGCACCCAATCGATAAACTAAAATGCCGAGAACAACAAACAATAATCTTGATTTTAGTTCAGCCAATCCCCCACGTGATTGGCTTGCATTATGTTTTTGGTTTTTCATAGTCACTCTTCTATGCTGCCGCCTAAACCTTCAATGGCTAAACGAGCTCCTTTAGTGACCCTTAAACCTTTAAGTTTGATGGCAGTAGTTAATTCACCGGATAAAATAACTTTTACATCTTTAATAGAACTATTGATTAAACCCGCTTCACGTAAAACGTTCATATCAATTACATCAGCGGATAACTTTGCAAGTTCGCTAAGACATATTTGATCTACAGATCGACCAACACGTGACTTAAATCCCATTTTTGGCAGTCTTCTTTGAATAGGCATTTGACCGCCCTCAAAGTTAATTTTATGGAAACCACCAGCTCTTGCTTTTTGACCTTTATGTCCCTTACCACTTGTTTTACCTAATCCTGAACCTATACCACGCCCTAAGCGTTTTTTAGGACGTCTTGAACCAGGATCTGGTGATAGTGAATTTAAATTCATTATACACTCTCCTCAACCAGCAATAAGTAATCAACAATATTAATAAGTCCACGGATTGCTGGAGTATCATTATGTGATACACTTGAATTAGTTTTACCTAGACCTAATTGCTTCACGATAGAAATATGCTTTGGTTTTCTACCTATAGTACTTTTTACCAAAGTTATTTTAATTTTCTTTTCCATAATTAGCCCGCCATAACTTCTTCAACAGTTTTACCACGCTTGGCCGCAACATAATCTGGAGTACCGATATTAGTTAAAGCAGCGATTGTAGCTCTTACAATATTACTTGGATTAGTAGAACCAATACTCTTAGCTAATATATTTTGTACGCCTAGAACTTCTAAAACAGCTCGCATCGCGCCGCCAGCAATAATTCCAGTACCTTCACTCGCAGGTTTCATAAATACCTTAGAAGCACCATAGTTCCAAGTAATTTCGTGGAATATAGTTGATCCAGAAAGTGGAATATAAACCATATTTTTCTTTGCTTGTTCCATAGCTTTTTGAATTGCAATTGGCACTTCGCGCGCTTTACCTCTACCGAAGCCAACTTTACCCTTGCCGTCACCAACAACAACAAGTACTGCAAAACCAAAAACACGGCCTCCCTTTACAACCTTAGCCGTACGATTTACTGATACTAGCTTTTCTTGGTAGCCATCTGATTTGGGTGATGATTCATCGAATGCCATAATCGTTCCTTAAAAATCTAATCCAGCTTCGCGCGCACCTTCAGCAAGGGCTTTCACTCGGCCATGATATTTGTAACCAGCACGATCAAATGCAACTTGAGTAATGCCACGCTCACTAGCACGCTTACCAAGCAATTTGCCAACTAGGTTAGCTTGCTCTACTTTACATTTTCCAGTCAAGCTCGCTTTAATTTCTTTGTCATTAGTTGAACATGCTACCAAAACTTTATCACCAAGCTTATCAGCCTGGATGATTTGCGAATATATGTGCAAACCACTTCTATAAACAACCAGTCTTGCTCTTCCCGATTTACGAATCAATGCTTTAGCTTTTAATCCGCGTCGGTTACGTGAGTTTTGTTTATTCATAACTTAAACCTTATTTCTTTTTCGCTTCTTTACGAGCAATATACTCACCAGCAAGTTTAACCCCTTTACCTTTATAAGGCTCTGGTGGTCTAAATGCTCTTATTTCAGAAGCTACTTGACCCAAAATTTGTTTATCAACGCCTTTAAGTAATATCACTGTATTACTTGGTGTTTCAACCACAACTCCTTGCGGCAGTTGGTATTCAATAGGATGAGAATATCCTAAAGATAAGGTGATTGATTTATCTTTAGATTGTGCTCTATAACCTACACCAACCAATTCCAAGGTAACAACAAAACCTTCAGTTACACCCTTAACCATATTATTGACTAAAGCTCTTGCTGTTCCAGCTTGAGCCCAAGCTTTAGGATCATTCGCTGCTGGAGCAAACTCAACATGATTAGAATCTTTATTTTTAGTTATCTTTACTAACCGGTTAATTTTTTGGGTTAGTGTTCCTTTAGGCCCTTTTACAGTAATTTCACCATCACCTATTGTTATCTCAACATTTGATGGTTGAACTACTGGGGCTTTTGCTACTCTAGACATATTATTCCCCGCAAGTATTAAGCCACTTCACAAATGACTTCGCCACCAACGCCTTTCATCTTTGCAGATATATGGGTCATTATACCCTGTGATGTAGACAATATAGCGACACCAAAACCAGGAATAGAGCTCAAATCTCTATAAGATTTATATACTCGCAATCCAGGTCTGCTAATTCTCTTAATGAGTTCGATAACAGGTCGGCCGTGATAGTATTTCAGCTTAATTGTCATCAATTTAAGATTATTATCTAGTGATTCTACAAAGAAGTCTTCAATGTATCCTTCTTCCTTTAAAACACGTGCAATCTCTTCTTTCAATTTAGAAGATGTTAATGTTATCTGCTGATGTTTTGCTTGTTGACCATTTCTAATTCGGGTCAGCATATCAGCAACTGGATCATGCATACTCACAATCGTTCTCCAATTAAAAAATTACCAGCTAGATTTTCTTCCACCTGGTATATTACCAACCATTAGTTGTTGTCTTAAGCAAATTCTGCAAAGAGCAAATTTACGATAAACACCATGTGGACGACCACATTGTTGACATCGTGTTTTAAAACGAACAGGATTTGAATTAACAGGTAATTTAGCTAATTTTAATTGACTATCCATAATTACCTGAAAATCATCAGATGATTTAATCAATTGTTTCAATTCGTTTCTGCGTTTGCTGTATTTATTAACCAGCTTGTTACGCTTTAACTCTCTCATAAGCATTGATTTTTTAGCCACAATTTCACCCTTATTTTTTATCTCTATCTTTCAATGGAAGATTAAAGGCTTCTAACAAAGCTTTAGCTTCTTCATTTGTTTTAGCAGTTGTTGTAATACAAATGTCTAAGCCTCTAATACCATCAGTTTTATCGTAATCGATTTCTGGAAATACGATTTGCTCATGTATTCCCATACTGTAATTACCAGTTCCATCAAAAGATTTAGGATTTAAACCACGAAAATCTCTTACACGCGGTAAAGTTACGGAAATCAATCGGTCTAAAAACTCATACATACGTTGACGTCTTAGTGTTACTTTACAGCCTATAGGCCATCCTTCCCTAATTTTAAAACCAGCAATAGATTTTCTTGCTTTAGTAACAACAGGTTTTTGCCCAGCAATCAAAGTCATATCTTCAACGGCATGGTTCATTACCTTTTTATCACCAACAGCTTCGCCAACACCCATATTTAAGGTGATTTTAAGCAACTTTGGAACTTCCATAACGCTGGAATAGTTGAACCGTTTCATCATCATGGGGATGATTTCTTTTTTATAAAATTCATTAAGTCTTGCCATTTGAATCACCTAATTAAACACGGTCAATTATTTCATTGTCAGATTTGAAATATCTAACTTTTTTACTTACACCGTTACTCTCTATGAGTTTAAATCCTACTTTATCTGCTTTTTTGGTATTGGGATTATAATGAGCAACGTTTGAAACGTGTACTGGTGCTTCAAGGGTAACGATTCCACCCTTGTTTTCTGGCTTTTGTGGATTGGGTTTAACGTGTTTCTTAATTATGTTTCCACCTTCAACAACAACGCCATTATCAGTTACGCGCAGGACTTTACCTCTATGACCTTTACTTTTACCGGCAATTATAATTACATCATCGCCTTTTTGAATACGTTTCATATCTAAATCCTTCTCACAAAACTTCTGCAGCCAGAGATATTATTTTCATAAATCTCTCTCGTAGCTCGCGAGTAACAGGGCCAAATATACGAGTACCAATTGGCTCGTTTTGGTTATTTAAGAGTACTGCAGCATTGCCATCGAAACGGATCAAAGATCCATCATCTCTACGAACACCTTGTGCTGTACGTACAACGACAGCTTTCATTACAGCACCTTTTTTAACTTTACTTCTAGGGATTGCATCTTTAATACTAACTTTGATTACATCACCTACACGTGCATATCTACGGTGCGACCCGCCAAGCACTTTAATACACATAACCTTACGTGCTCCGCTATTGTCAGCCACTTCGAGCACTGTCTGCATTTGGATCATTTTTTACTCCAGCTCTGATTTCGACCAGAAAAAGGTTGCTGATTATATCAGGCCTTTTAGGGTTTTAAAAGTAAATCAACAGGGTTGATTAAGAAATTACTTCGACTAATACCCAGCTTTTTGTTTTAGAGAGTGGTCTTGACTCACGGATCTTTACAATATTACCAATTTTACATACTTGATTTTCATCATGCGCATGTAATTTAGTTCTACGCTTCATAATTTTACCATACTTGGGATGTTTAACAGAACGTTCAATCATCACAACTATGGTTTTATCCATTTTGTCACTAACTACTTTTCCAACCATTGTTCTGGCGTTTGATTCACTATTAGACATGTCACTTACCTGCCTTTTCAGTCAACATTGTTTTAACTCTTGCCACTGACTTACGCACCATGGTGATGAGATGTGTTTTATCTAGTGAGCCACTTGCTTTTTTCATTCGTAAACTTAATTGTTCTTTACGCAATGAAAGCAATTCGTTTTGCAGTTCTTCTACTGATAAACCGCGTAATTCATCAATCTTTTTCATTACATCACCTTCCTTTCTTCAAATATAACTTTGAAAGGAAGTTTTGCTTTAGCCAGATCAAAAGCTTCCATTGCAAGCTCTCTGGATACACCTTCCATTTCAAATAGAACCTTACCAGGTTGTATTTGAGCAACCCAATATTCAACGCTACCCTTACCTTTACCCTGTCTTACTTCCAAGGGTTTTTGTGTAATAGGTTTATCTGGGAATACTCTAATCCAAATTTTACCACCACGTTTGATATGACGTGTCATCGCTCTACGAGCTGCTTCGATTTGTCTTGCTGTTAAACGACCGCGCTCAAGAGCTTTCAAACCAAATTCACCAAAACTGATGTTGCTGCCGCGTAAGGCTAAACCTCTGTTACGGCCTTTCATCTGTTTTCGGTATTTTGTACGTTTAGGTTGTAACATGATTCTTAATCCTCACTCACTGGGCAACGTCAGATGATCTTTTCTTTTGTGGGAGAATTTCGCCCTTGAAGATCCAGACTTTAACACCAATAATACCGTAGGTAGTTTTAGATTCAGCTGTACCGTAATCAATATCAGCTCGGAAAGTATGCAAAGGTACACGACCTTCTCTATACCATTCACTGCGAGCAATTTCAGCACCGCCAAGTCTTCCACTTACACAAATTTTAATTCCTTTAGCACCTGCTTTAAGAGCAGCAGTTACAGCACGCTTCATAGCTCGTCGGAACATGACACGTTGTTCTAACTGTTGCGCAATTCCTTCAGCAACCAATGTTGCATCCAGCTCAGGCTTTTTAATTTCTTCAATGTTAAGGTGAACTGGTACACCTAATTTGTTAGAAATTTCACTACGCAGTGTTTCAATACCGCCACCTTTTTTACCGATGATTACACCAGGTCTTGCAGTTTGTATTGTTACCACAGCATTATTGGCAGGACGCTCGATAAGAATTTTACTTACAGCAGCTGCCATTAGTT
It includes:
- the rpmD gene encoding 50S ribosomal protein L30, yielding MEKKIKITLVKSTIGRKPKHISIVKQLGLGKTNSSVSHNDTPAIRGLINIVDYLLLVEESV
- the rpsH gene encoding 30S ribosomal protein S8, translated to MHDPVADMLTRIRNGQQAKHQQITLTSSKLKEEIARVLKEEGYIEDFFVESLDNNLKLMTIKLKYYHGRPVIELIKRISRPGLRVYKSYRDLSSIPGFGVAILSTSQGIMTHISAKMKGVGGEVICEVA
- the rplR gene encoding 50S ribosomal protein L18, with protein sequence MNKQNSRNRRGLKAKALIRKSGRARLVVYRSGLHIYSQIIQADKLGDKVLVACSTNDKEIKASLTGKCKVEQANLVGKLLGKRASERGITQVAFDRAGYKYHGRVKALAEGAREAGLDF
- the rpsQ gene encoding 30S ribosomal protein S17: MSNSESNARTMVGKVVSDKMDKTIVVMIERSVKHPKYGKIMKRRTKLHAHDENQVCKIGNIVKIRESRPLSKTKSWVLVEVIS
- the rplO gene encoding 50S ribosomal protein L15, encoding MNLNSLSPDPGSRRPKKRLGRGIGSGLGKTSGKGHKGQKARAGGFHKINFEGGQMPIQRRLPKMGFKSRVGRSVDQICLSELAKLSADVIDMNVLREAGLINSSIKDVKVILSGELTTAIKLKGLRVTKGARLAIEGLGGSIEE
- the rplE gene encoding 50S ribosomal protein L5; its protein translation is MARLNEFYKKEIIPMMMKRFNYSSVMEVPKLLKITLNMGVGEAVGDKKVMNHAVEDMTLIAGQKPVVTKARKSIAGFKIREGWPIGCKVTLRRQRMYEFLDRLISVTLPRVRDFRGLNPKSFDGTGNYSMGIHEQIVFPEIDYDKTDGIRGLDICITTTAKTNEEAKALLEAFNLPLKDRDKK
- the rplF gene encoding 50S ribosomal protein L6, with product MSRVAKAPVVQPSNVEITIGDGEITVKGPKGTLTQKINRLVKITKNKDSNHVEFAPAANDPKAWAQAGTARALVNNMVKGVTEGFVVTLELVGVGYRAQSKDKSITLSLGYSHPIEYQLPQGVVVETPSNTVILLKGVDKQILGQVASEIRAFRPPEPYKGKGVKLAGEYIARKEAKKK
- the rpsN gene encoding 30S ribosomal protein S14 → MAKKSMLMRELKRNKLVNKYSKRRNELKQLIKSSDDFQVIMDSQLKLAKLPVNSNPVRFKTRCQQCGRPHGVYRKFALCRICLRQQLMVGNIPGGRKSSW
- the rplN gene encoding 50S ribosomal protein L14, with the protein product MIQMQTVLEVADNSGARKVMCIKVLGGSHRRYARVGDVIKVSIKDAIPRSKVKKGAVMKAVVVRTAQGVRRDDGSLIRFDGNAAVLLNNQNEPIGTRIFGPVTRELRERFMKIISLAAEVL
- the rplP gene encoding 50S ribosomal protein L16, which encodes MLQPKRTKYRKQMKGRNRGLALRGSNISFGEFGLKALERGRLTARQIEAARRAMTRHIKRGGKIWIRVFPDKPITQKPLEVRQGKGKGSVEYWVAQIQPGKVLFEMEGVSRELAMEAFDLAKAKLPFKVIFEERKVM
- the rplX gene encoding 50S ribosomal protein L24 — protein: MKRIQKGDDVIIIAGKSKGHRGKVLRVTDNGVVVEGGNIIKKHVKPNPQKPENKGGIVTLEAPVHVSNVAHYNPNTKKADKVGFKLIESNGVSKKVRYFKSDNEIIDRV
- the rpmC gene encoding 50S ribosomal protein L29, with product MKKIDELRGLSVEELQNELLSLRKEQLSLRMKKASGSLDKTHLITMVRKSVARVKTMLTEKAGK
- the rpsE gene encoding 30S ribosomal protein S5 → MAFDESSPKSDGYQEKLVSVNRTAKVVKGGRVFGFAVLVVVGDGKGKVGFGRGKAREVPIAIQKAMEQAKKNMVYIPLSGSTIFHEITWNYGASKVFMKPASEGTGIIAGGAMRAVLEVLGVQNILAKSIGSTNPSNIVRATIAALTNIGTPDYVAAKRGKTVEEVMAG